A single genomic interval of Zingiber officinale cultivar Zhangliang unplaced genomic scaffold, Zo_v1.1 ctg74, whole genome shotgun sequence harbors:
- the LOC122037740 gene encoding ethylene-responsive transcription factor ERN1-like, translating to MARKRKCSDAVEGKGLSITMATDAAGCARRAHKGFVGVRQRPSGRWVAEIKDTIQKIRMWLGTFDTAEEAARAYDEAACILRGANTRTNFWPCSSLQPSRPSVLPPKITNLLLMRLKAKNQALLAESQQQLILQQQQPGEQEQQTQHEDPEGEENYFSDFVNDASNSIIPLLHVGEDSSDYMYDSTQDSSTSKEGNQIDFAPDYELSASAEFSSSGEEGSLDVGAMDFGFMDEIQEPSYLYSPFEIMGEIEEPLEQESCSDEPSMIRATMKRMKYERKVSASLYALNGISEYLKLQLGERKGGKMEDHLSGLRNACREQKGTGTKLAERGVEVEIQNFSYSAYSSTYSNATFSSSSSTSPVSLPFPSSTLNSSSESELLLWSSLDLSPI from the coding sequence ATGGCGAGGAAGAGGAAATGCAGTGATGCAGTAGAAGGCAAAGGGCTTTCTATCACTATGGCTACTGATGCAGCTGGTTGTGCCCGACGTGCACACAAGGGCTTTGTTGGTGTTCGACAAAGACCATCTGGTAGATGGGTGGCAGAGATCAAAGACACCATACAGAAGATAAGGATGTGGTTGGGCACATTTGACACAGCTGAAGAAGCTGCGAGGGCCTACGATGAGGCTGCTTGCATTCTTCGCGGCGCCAATACTCGCACCAATTTCTGGCCTTGCTCCTCTCTGCAGCCATCACGGCCATCGGTGCTGCCACCAAAGATCACTAATCTCCTCCTGATGAGGCTCAAGGCCAAAAATCAAGCTTTGTTGGCTGAAAGCCAACAGCAACTAATCTTGCAGCAGCAACAACCAGGAGAACAAGAGCAGCAGACACAACATGAAGATCCAGAGGGAGAGGAAAACTATTTTTCTGACTTTGTGAATGATGCTTCAAATTCCATAATTCCTCTTCTGCATGTAGGAGAGGATAGCAGTGATTATATGTATGACAGTACTCAAGATAGCTCCACCAGCAAAGAAGGCAATCAAATAGATTTTGCTCCTGACTATGAATTAAGTGCATCTGCAGAATTTAGCAGTTCCGGAGAAGAGGGGAGCCTTGATGTGGGTGCCATGGACTTCGGTTTCATGGATGAGATTCAGGAGCCGTCATACCTCTATTCGCCATTTGAGATCATGGGGGAGATTGAGGAGCCACTAGAACAAGAGAGCTGCAGTGATGAACCATCAATGATCAGAGCAACAATGAAGAGGATGAAGTATGAGAGGAAGGTCTCAGCATCCCTGTATGCTCTAAATGGCATATCTGAGTACTTGAAGCTACagctaggagaaagaaaaggaggaaAAATGGAAGATCATCTGTCTGGTCTTAGAAACGCATGCAGGGAACAAAAAGGGACTGGCACAAAGTTGGCAGAAAGAGGAGTTGAAGTAGAGATTCAAAATTTCTCTTACTCAGCTTATTCATCAACTTACAGTAATGCCACTTTCTCTTCCTCATCATCAACATCACCAGTATCACTGCCATTTCCTTCTTCAACTTTGAATTCGAGCAGTGAAAGCGAATTGTTACTTTGGAGCTCTCTTGATCTTTCTCCAATATGA